The following are from one region of the Stenotrophomonas lactitubi genome:
- the virB11 gene encoding P-type DNA transfer ATPase VirB11 → MDAEVSPIALVSSDFLRYQYEVLGIAEYMTSPEVTEICINRPGELYLETRAGWQHVHVPGLTFERARQFCTAVVNESNTGQRITDADPVVSLTFPTGQRAQFVIPPACDAGKVSITIRLPSKHTKSLTQYHEDGFFNQILEQDGSLSEQDRELLELRQQREYAEFFRRAVMYRKNIVVSGATGSGKTTFMKALVNHIPDSERLVTIEDARELFLTQPNVVHLLYSKGGQSASNVTAKSCMEACLRMKPERIILAELRGDEAFYFIRNCASGHPGSITSCHAGSPEQTWDQLALMVKASTEGSGLEFNVIKRLLMMTIDIVVHIKAHAGSRYITGIDFNPGRAQGQEG, encoded by the coding sequence ATGGACGCCGAAGTGTCACCCATTGCCCTCGTCTCCAGTGATTTCCTGCGCTATCAGTACGAAGTGCTGGGCATCGCGGAGTACATGACTTCACCCGAAGTGACGGAAATCTGCATCAACCGTCCGGGCGAACTGTACCTGGAGACGCGGGCAGGGTGGCAGCACGTGCATGTGCCAGGCCTGACGTTCGAACGCGCACGACAGTTCTGTACCGCGGTGGTCAACGAAAGCAACACCGGCCAGCGCATCACCGATGCGGATCCGGTGGTGTCGTTGACCTTCCCGACCGGGCAGCGTGCGCAGTTCGTGATCCCGCCTGCCTGCGATGCGGGCAAAGTGTCGATCACGATCCGACTGCCTTCCAAGCACACCAAGTCGCTTACCCAGTATCACGAGGATGGTTTCTTCAACCAGATCCTTGAGCAGGATGGCAGCCTGAGTGAGCAGGACCGCGAGTTGCTTGAGTTGCGACAGCAGCGTGAGTACGCCGAATTTTTCCGGCGCGCGGTGATGTACCGCAAAAATATCGTTGTGTCCGGCGCCACCGGCAGCGGCAAGACCACCTTCATGAAGGCGCTGGTCAACCATATTCCGGACAGCGAGCGCTTGGTCACCATCGAAGACGCGCGCGAACTGTTTCTGACCCAGCCCAACGTCGTGCATCTGCTGTATTCCAAGGGTGGGCAAAGCGCCAGCAACGTGACGGCCAAGAGCTGCATGGAAGCCTGCCTGCGTATGAAGCCCGAGCGCATCATCCTCGCCGAGCTGCGTGGTGATGAGGCTTTCTACTTCATCCGTAATTGCGCCTCGGGCCATCCCGGCTCGATCACCAGCTGTCATGCGGGCAGTCCCGAGCAGACCTGGGACCAGCTGGCGCTGATGGTGAAAGCGTCGACCGAGGGCTCTGGTCTTGAATTCAACGTCATCAAGCGTCTGTTGATGATGACCATCGATATCGTCGTGCATATCAAG
- a CDS encoding TrbI/VirB10 family protein, with the protein MSQQNTPGNDPNNGREDPGPYGNGPDQSPQAPSNPYFGNTQTEAAPDLDAGAPQLRSAEEQRLNRKALLFLGGIVVLLVAMGLLVFRNSKGDSDAPAKLPDTARVATPQLPSVEQAPSVPTGPAEPIPMLPQLPEDSGQTGRSVYQLPDRDREREPERGPSLLDRRIGAGSGVGAGDGADGAQSPADQYSKAMIAAMQAGNPQPVATKTRRGPDVEDISNASFIHSPDALLVRGTYLRCVLETRIITDLAGYTSCLLTEPVYSINGRTLLLPKGSKIYGAYGGGPVGKRVEVIWDRITTPNGIDVAMSSPGVDGLGGAGHPGQYSAHWGSRIAQALMISLIADAFKYAAAEHGPETTTITNSGMAVQSPYESATARSMERLANDAMSQRRPPTVTINQGTVVNVYVAKDVDFSDVLRTRR; encoded by the coding sequence ATGAGCCAGCAGAACACTCCTGGAAACGATCCGAACAACGGGCGAGAGGATCCGGGCCCGTACGGTAACGGGCCGGACCAGAGCCCACAGGCTCCGTCCAATCCCTATTTCGGTAACACCCAAACTGAGGCCGCACCGGACCTGGATGCGGGTGCGCCGCAGTTGCGCTCGGCCGAAGAGCAGCGGCTCAACCGCAAGGCGTTGCTGTTCCTTGGCGGCATCGTGGTGCTCCTGGTGGCGATGGGCCTGCTGGTTTTCCGCAACAGCAAGGGCGATAGCGATGCACCAGCCAAACTGCCTGACACCGCCCGCGTTGCCACGCCGCAGCTGCCGAGCGTAGAGCAGGCTCCGTCGGTGCCCACGGGCCCGGCCGAGCCCATTCCCATGCTGCCGCAGTTGCCGGAGGATTCGGGGCAGACCGGTCGCTCGGTTTATCAGTTGCCCGATCGTGATCGCGAGCGTGAGCCGGAGCGTGGTCCGAGCCTGCTCGATCGTCGTATCGGTGCTGGAAGCGGAGTGGGGGCGGGCGATGGGGCAGATGGTGCGCAGAGCCCCGCCGACCAGTACAGCAAGGCAATGATTGCCGCGATGCAGGCAGGCAATCCGCAGCCGGTCGCCACGAAAACTCGCCGTGGTCCGGATGTGGAGGACATCTCCAATGCCAGCTTCATCCACAGTCCCGATGCACTGCTGGTACGCGGTACCTATCTACGCTGCGTGCTGGAAACCCGCATCATCACCGATCTGGCTGGCTACACTTCGTGCCTTCTGACCGAACCTGTCTATTCGATCAATGGCCGTACGCTGCTGCTGCCGAAGGGCTCGAAGATTTACGGCGCTTATGGTGGTGGTCCAGTGGGCAAGCGCGTTGAGGTGATCTGGGATCGCATCACCACGCCCAATGGCATCGACGTGGCCATGTCCAGTCCCGGTGTTGATGGCCTTGGCGGTGCCGGGCATCCAGGTCAATACAGCGCGCATTGGGGCAGTCGTATCGCCCAGGCGTTGATGATCAGCCTGATCGCGGATGCCTTCAAATACGCTGCGGCCGAGCATGGCCCGGAGACCACCACCATCACCAATAGCGGCATGGCGGTGCAGTCGCCCTATGAAAGTGCCACGGCACGTTCAATGGAGCGTTTGGCCAACGATGCCATGAGCCAGCGCCGTCCGCCGACGGTCACCATCAACCAGGGCACGGTCGTGAACGTCTACGTCGCAAAGGACGTTGACTTCAGCGATGTGCTTCGCACCCGCCGGTAA
- a CDS encoding TrbG/VirB9 family P-type conjugative transfer protein, which translates to MSSRKVRGSALALLSLLSLVFSTAAMAQAVDHYEYEKDRIYPVRTGLGLTTQIELSPNEKILDYSTGFSNGWELTRRENVFYIKPKNVDVDTNMMVRTETHSYIFELKVVATDWRQLEQARRAGVQYKIAFTYPSDTEFGLAQEAVEEEAQPLLSTELAKDRQYNFNYSYSTSKAKKMGWLIPVNAYDDGRFTYLKLPNSPEYKTGIFPAVFGREKEYGEDFVVNTTVEGNTLIVHGTYPYLVIRHGDYVVGLRRNVKK; encoded by the coding sequence ATGAGTAGTCGAAAAGTCAGGGGAAGCGCATTGGCGCTGCTGTCGTTGCTGTCGCTGGTGTTCTCCACCGCGGCGATGGCACAGGCGGTGGACCATTACGAGTACGAGAAGGATCGCATCTATCCGGTACGCACCGGTTTGGGCCTGACCACCCAAATCGAACTGAGTCCGAATGAGAAGATCCTCGACTACAGCACCGGTTTCAGCAACGGCTGGGAGCTGACCCGTCGCGAGAACGTGTTCTATATCAAGCCGAAGAACGTTGACGTCGACACCAACATGATGGTGCGCACCGAGACCCATTCGTACATCTTCGAATTGAAGGTGGTGGCGACCGACTGGCGCCAGCTTGAGCAGGCACGTCGTGCTGGCGTGCAGTACAAGATTGCCTTCACCTATCCGAGCGATACCGAATTTGGTTTGGCGCAGGAAGCGGTCGAGGAAGAGGCGCAGCCGCTGCTGAGCACCGAACTGGCCAAGGATCGCCAGTACAACTTCAACTACTCCTATTCGACCAGCAAGGCGAAGAAGATGGGCTGGCTGATTCCGGTCAATGCCTATGACGATGGTCGTTTCACCTACCTGAAACTGCCCAATTCGCCTGAGTACAAGACGGGCATCTTCCCAGCCGTGTTCGGTCGCGAGAAAGAGTACGGCGAGGACTTCGTGGTGAATACCACCGTCGAAGGGAATACTTTGATCGTCCACGGGACCTACCCGTACCTGGTCATCCGCCACGGCGACTACGTCGTTGGTCTGCGAAGGAACGTGAAGAAATGA
- a CDS encoding VirB8 family type IV secretion system protein, with protein MFRKKDAGNSPKVEQSVAKAVSYEITVADMARRSERRAWWVATGSLLMSLALAGGYYYMLPLKEKVPFLVMADAYTGNATVARLSGTFRGETITANEAINRSNVAQYVMARESYDSAVMGLRDWELVFVMSTDPVSQTMRARYAGNNPQNPFVMYGREKAIRVKILSITPLGAEPNGSFRGASVRIQRSLLDKRSGVSNFLDNQLVTMRFEYNQNLALSEQDRVLNPLAFQVTEYRVDNDYARGVPVPDDNAIQAQAQQAAQQAQGIYDPNNPAAATMIDPATGQPVAAPVGGQVPPMQGQPIQGQPVQGQQMPGQAMPGQPVMRPVPNNSTGNADGASNR; from the coding sequence ATGTTCCGCAAGAAGGATGCAGGCAACAGCCCCAAGGTCGAGCAGTCGGTCGCCAAGGCGGTCAGCTACGAGATCACCGTGGCCGACATGGCCCGGCGCAGCGAGCGTCGTGCCTGGTGGGTCGCCACCGGTTCGTTGCTGATGTCGCTGGCGCTGGCCGGTGGCTACTACTACATGCTGCCACTGAAGGAGAAAGTGCCTTTCCTGGTGATGGCTGATGCCTATACGGGCAATGCAACGGTCGCCCGCCTTAGTGGCACCTTCCGTGGCGAGACGATCACGGCCAATGAAGCCATCAACCGCAGCAACGTCGCCCAGTATGTGATGGCGCGCGAGTCGTATGACTCAGCCGTGATGGGGCTGCGCGACTGGGAACTGGTATTCGTCATGTCGACGGATCCTGTGTCGCAGACCATGCGCGCCCGTTACGCGGGCAATAATCCGCAGAATCCCTTCGTGATGTATGGCCGCGAGAAGGCGATCCGGGTAAAGATCCTCAGCATCACCCCATTGGGTGCGGAACCGAATGGCAGCTTCCGCGGCGCGTCGGTGCGCATCCAGCGCAGCCTGCTGGACAAGCGTTCGGGAGTTAGCAACTTCCTGGACAACCAACTGGTGACAATGCGCTTCGAGTACAACCAGAACCTCGCGCTGTCCGAGCAGGATCGTGTGCTCAATCCGCTGGCCTTCCAAGTCACCGAGTACCGCGTAGACAACGATTACGCGCGTGGTGTGCCCGTTCCGGACGACAATGCGATCCAGGCGCAGGCCCAGCAGGCCGCGCAGCAGGCGCAGGGCATCTATGACCCCAACAACCCTGCCGCAGCCACCATGATCGATCCGGCAACCGGGCAACCCGTGGCAGCACCGGTTGGTGGCCAGGTGCCACCGATGCAGGGGCAGCCTATCCAGGGCCAGCCGGTGCAGGGACAACAGATGCCAGGGCAGGCCATGCCTGGTCAGCCGGTCATGAGGCCGGTACCGAACAATTCCACCGGAAATGCTGATGGAGCAAGCAACCGATGA
- a CDS encoding type IV secretory system conjugative DNA transfer family protein translates to MLSSKKYLLIAVITLATLLLGFVLSGYLTLLLLGLDTKLLTWNTYYQYFHALGQPQVAPFVGKIKWAGYLGFGLPLLVLAIVGLVVLLKKDKRSLHGDARFATSADLAKHGMFKKSGQSIVVGSHGGKLVRLDGQQFVILAAPTRSGKGVGVVIPNLLEYGESLVVLDIKQENFDLTSGWRASQGQEIYLFNPFAEDRRTHRWNPLSYVSDDPAFRVSDLMSIGAMLYPDGSEDQKFWISQARNAFIAFTLYLFENWDDERSSGFPGGQGTPTLGAVYRLSSGDGSDLKKFLKSLSERPFLSSNARSAFANMLSQADETFASILGTFKEPLNPWINPVLDKATSTNDFLLTDVRKKKMTIYIGIQPNKLAESRLIINLFFSQLINLNTKELPKSNPDLKYQCLLLMDEFTSIGKVEIIASAVSYMAGYNVRLLPIIQSMSQLDATYGREVSRTIITNHALQILYAPREQQDANDYSDMLGYTTIRKKNVTHAREKTHSFTEERRALMLPQELKAMGPDKEVFLYEGIPHPVKCDKIRYYKDRYFTSRLLPKVDVPMLDV, encoded by the coding sequence GTGTTGTCCAGTAAGAAGTATCTGCTCATCGCCGTCATCACGCTGGCGACCCTGCTGCTCGGGTTCGTGCTTTCCGGTTACCTGACGCTGCTGCTGCTTGGTCTGGATACCAAGCTGCTCACCTGGAATACCTATTACCAGTATTTCCACGCCCTCGGTCAGCCGCAGGTTGCCCCGTTCGTGGGCAAGATCAAATGGGCCGGTTACCTCGGCTTTGGCCTGCCGCTGCTGGTGCTGGCCATCGTCGGCCTGGTCGTGCTGTTGAAGAAGGACAAGCGCTCGCTGCATGGTGACGCGCGCTTTGCCACCAGCGCCGATCTGGCCAAGCATGGCATGTTCAAGAAGAGCGGGCAGAGCATCGTGGTCGGCAGCCATGGTGGCAAGCTGGTGCGGCTGGACGGTCAGCAGTTCGTGATCCTGGCCGCCCCGACCCGTTCGGGCAAGGGCGTCGGCGTGGTCATCCCGAACCTGCTGGAGTACGGCGAATCGCTGGTGGTGCTGGACATCAAGCAGGAGAACTTCGACCTGACCAGCGGTTGGCGCGCCAGCCAAGGGCAGGAGATCTACCTGTTCAATCCGTTCGCCGAAGATCGCCGCACCCATCGCTGGAACCCGCTCAGCTACGTCTCCGACGACCCGGCGTTCCGCGTCTCGGACCTGATGAGCATCGGTGCGATGCTCTATCCCGATGGCTCGGAAGACCAGAAGTTCTGGATCAGCCAGGCGCGCAATGCCTTCATCGCCTTCACCCTGTATCTGTTCGAGAACTGGGATGACGAGCGCAGCAGCGGCTTCCCGGGCGGGCAGGGCACGCCGACCCTGGGCGCGGTCTACCGCCTGTCCTCCGGTGATGGCAGCGACCTGAAGAAGTTCCTGAAGAGCCTGTCCGAGCGTCCATTCCTGAGCAGCAACGCGCGCTCGGCGTTCGCCAACATGCTGTCCCAGGCCGACGAGACCTTCGCCTCGATCCTGGGCACCTTCAAGGAACCGTTGAATCCCTGGATCAACCCGGTACTGGACAAGGCCACCAGCACCAACGACTTCCTGCTCACCGACGTGCGCAAGAAGAAGATGACCATCTACATCGGCATCCAGCCCAACAAGCTGGCCGAAAGCCGGTTGATCATCAACCTGTTCTTCAGCCAGCTGATCAACCTCAATACCAAGGAACTGCCCAAGTCCAATCCGGACCTGAAATACCAGTGCCTGCTGTTGATGGACGAATTCACCTCGATCGGCAAGGTGGAAATCATCGCCTCGGCGGTGTCCTACATGGCCGGTTACAACGTGCGCCTGCTACCGATCATCCAGAGCATGTCGCAGCTCGATGCCACCTATGGCCGAGAAGTCTCACGCACGATCATTACCAACCATGCGCTGCAGATCCTGTACGCCCCGCGCGAACAGCAGGATGCCAACGACTATTCGGACATGCTGGGCTACACCACCATCCGCAAGAAGAACGTCACCCACGCGCGTGAGAAGACCCATAGCTTCACCGAGGAGCGCCGCGCGCTGATGCTGCCGCAGGAGCTCAAGGCGATGGGGCCGGACAAGGAGGTCTTCCTGTACGAAGGCATTCCGCATCCCGTCAAATGCGACAAGATTCGCTACTACAAGGACCGCTATTTCACGTCACGACTACTGCCAAAGGTTGACGTGCCGATGCTTGATGTCTAA
- a CDS encoding phosphohydrolase, whose translation MDWVARARTLAMEAHTGQVDKAGQPYTGHVGRVAAAVRGDDEAEVVAWLHDVVEDCPAFAERVHAFPDPLQHAVRLLSRTSATDAATYYTRIAADPLALKVKLADIADNADETRLASLDAATAERLRDKYRQALAALGQQAARAAPPIEH comes from the coding sequence ATGGACTGGGTGGCACGCGCACGCACGCTGGCAATGGAGGCCCATACCGGCCAGGTCGACAAGGCAGGACAGCCCTACACCGGTCACGTTGGCCGGGTGGCCGCTGCCGTGCGCGGCGATGATGAGGCCGAGGTGGTGGCCTGGCTGCATGATGTGGTCGAGGACTGCCCTGCCTTCGCTGAGCGGGTGCACGCCTTCCCAGACCCGTTGCAGCACGCGGTGCGGTTGCTCAGCAGGACGTCTGCGACGGATGCCGCCACGTACTACACGCGGATAGCGGCGGATCCGCTGGCGCTGAAGGTCAAGCTGGCCGATATCGCCGACAACGCCGATGAAACGCGGCTGGCGTCTCTGGATGCCGCCACCGCCGAGCGCCTGCGTGACAAATACCGACAGGCCCTGGCGGCGCTTGGCCAGCAGGCAGCACGGGCAGCACCACCCATCGAACACTGA
- a CDS encoding MFS transporter — MSPNSPLAARLTPRQRTLIILALSLGGFAIGTSEFASMGLMLEISRGLSISETQVGHLISAYAIGVVVGAPILAFVGASFPRRKLLLALMGFYAVGNLASALAPNYGTMLVARFVAGLPHGAYFGVAMLVAAAISPAGQRGQAMSRVLLGLSVAILIGNPLTTWLGQQLSWRTAFALVSVLAIATVAMIARFLLPDPDEVRTSPMRELRAFNTTQVWLALSIGAVGFAGMFCVFTYLAPTLVQVTGVAESWMPLAVGVFGIGAIIGNIAGGWLVDKFHFKAAAVVLLWSIVMLLLYPLAAESVWTIGPMIVTVGTMGALAAVLQTRLMDVAGEAQTLAAASNHAAFNTANALGPWLGGMAISAGFSPATTGYVGAATAVGGLLLWCVSVMLEKNRKAAVAGSR; from the coding sequence ATGAGCCCCAATTCCCCTCTGGCCGCTCGGCTGACGCCGCGCCAGCGCACCCTGATCATCCTCGCCCTGTCGTTGGGCGGCTTCGCCATCGGCACCAGTGAATTCGCCAGCATGGGCCTGATGCTGGAGATCAGCCGCGGCCTTTCGATCAGCGAAACACAGGTCGGACACCTGATCAGCGCTTACGCTATCGGCGTGGTGGTCGGTGCACCGATCCTGGCCTTCGTCGGCGCCAGCTTCCCGCGCCGCAAGCTGCTGCTGGCGCTGATGGGCTTCTATGCCGTCGGCAATCTGGCCAGCGCGTTGGCGCCGAACTACGGCACGATGCTGGTGGCGCGCTTCGTCGCTGGCCTGCCGCATGGCGCCTACTTCGGCGTGGCGATGCTGGTGGCGGCCGCAATCAGCCCGGCCGGCCAGCGCGGCCAAGCGATGTCGCGCGTGCTGCTCGGGCTGTCCGTGGCCATCCTCATCGGCAATCCGCTGACCACCTGGTTGGGCCAGCAACTGAGCTGGCGCACCGCCTTCGCCCTGGTCAGCGTGCTGGCCATCGCCACGGTGGCGATGATCGCGCGCTTTCTGCTACCCGACCCGGATGAGGTGCGGACCTCGCCGATGCGCGAACTGCGCGCATTCAACACCACCCAGGTATGGCTGGCGCTGTCGATCGGCGCGGTGGGCTTTGCCGGCATGTTCTGCGTGTTCACCTATCTGGCACCGACTCTGGTGCAGGTGACCGGCGTGGCCGAATCGTGGATGCCGCTGGCGGTGGGCGTGTTCGGCATCGGCGCGATCATCGGCAACATCGCCGGCGGCTGGCTGGTCGACAAGTTCCACTTCAAGGCCGCTGCGGTGGTGCTGCTGTGGTCGATCGTGATGCTGCTGCTGTACCCGCTGGCCGCCGAGTCGGTGTGGACCATCGGCCCGATGATCGTCACCGTGGGCACGATGGGCGCCCTCGCCGCGGTGCTGCAGACCCGCCTGATGGACGTGGCCGGCGAAGCGCAGACCCTGGCCGCCGCCTCCAACCATGCTGCGTTCAACACCGCCAATGCACTCGGCCCATGGCTGGGCGGCATGGCGATCAGCGCCGGTTTCAGCCCGGCCACCACCGGTTACGTAGGTGCGGCGACTGCGGTCGGCGGCCTGCTGCTGTGGTGCGTGTCGGTGATGCTGGAGAAGAACCGCAAGGCCGCTGTCGCCGGCAGCCGTTGA
- a CDS encoding FAD-dependent monooxygenase, protein MLYDVVIAGAGPVGLFLACELGQAGCSVLVLEQAASPDSPLKRLPFGLRGLNAPTLEALDRRGLLDAVAAGQVLKPEKGPPPPGTAHWLSQPRRLGGHFAGIPFALDNVDSDRWPWRLPSPVGTQMAVELQALEAVLAERAQALGVVILRGAGVQDVRLGSDEAQVEAGGQTFRGRWLVGCDGGRSTVRKQCGFSFAGTDPEFTGHSLSVELEDPTVLSPGRHTTAQGMCNFNPPGTIALADFDGGAGHRQPLDRDTAQALLRRISGREATITTLQLATTWTDGARQATAYRRGRVLLAGDAAHVHSPLGGQGLNLGLGDAMNLGWKLAAVVRGDADEALLDTYQAERHPIGARVLEWSRAQVALMRPSAGSRALAAIVADLAETRDGATYLAERVWGVGQQLDLGQAHPLVGRSTPDFLLVDGRRMGELLRAGQALLLVFDAAASSCEAVDVERARILSIAQPAVDSLGLSALLVRPDGIVAWASDGADAAGLAQAVREWTSPIGSDAIA, encoded by the coding sequence ATGCTGTACGACGTCGTCATTGCCGGGGCTGGCCCGGTTGGGCTGTTCCTGGCCTGCGAACTGGGCCAGGCGGGATGCTCGGTGCTGGTGCTGGAGCAGGCGGCCTCGCCGGATTCGCCGTTGAAGCGCCTGCCGTTCGGGCTGCGCGGCTTGAATGCCCCCACGCTGGAGGCGCTCGACCGGCGCGGTCTGCTGGACGCCGTGGCTGCCGGCCAGGTGCTGAAACCGGAGAAAGGCCCGCCGCCGCCGGGCACCGCGCATTGGTTGTCGCAGCCGCGCAGGCTGGGCGGGCACTTCGCGGGTATCCCGTTCGCGCTGGACAACGTCGACAGCGATCGCTGGCCCTGGCGGCTGCCCAGCCCGGTCGGCACGCAGATGGCGGTGGAACTGCAGGCGCTGGAGGCCGTACTGGCCGAGCGCGCGCAGGCGCTGGGCGTGGTGATACTGCGTGGTGCGGGCGTGCAGGACGTGCGGTTGGGTTCCGACGAGGCCCAGGTCGAGGCGGGCGGGCAGACCTTCCGCGGGCGCTGGCTGGTCGGCTGCGATGGTGGCCGCAGCACCGTGCGCAAGCAGTGCGGTTTCAGCTTCGCCGGTACCGATCCGGAGTTCACCGGGCACTCGCTCAGCGTCGAGCTCGAGGATCCGACGGTGCTCAGCCCGGGGCGTCACACCACCGCGCAGGGCATGTGCAATTTCAATCCGCCGGGCACGATCGCCCTGGCTGATTTCGACGGCGGCGCCGGCCATCGCCAGCCGCTCGACCGCGATACGGCACAGGCGCTGCTGCGGCGTATCTCCGGCCGTGAAGCAACGATCACCACGCTGCAGCTGGCCACCACCTGGACCGATGGCGCACGGCAGGCCACCGCCTATCGCCGTGGCCGCGTGCTGTTGGCGGGCGATGCCGCGCATGTGCATTCACCGCTGGGCGGGCAGGGGCTGAACCTGGGCCTGGGGGATGCGATGAATCTGGGCTGGAAGCTCGCCGCCGTCGTGCGCGGCGACGCAGATGAAGCGCTGTTGGATACCTATCAGGCCGAACGCCACCCTATCGGCGCCCGAGTGCTGGAGTGGTCGCGCGCGCAGGTCGCATTGATGCGCCCAAGTGCGGGTTCACGTGCATTGGCTGCGATCGTGGCCGATCTGGCAGAAACGCGTGATGGCGCTACGTATCTCGCCGAGCGCGTGTGGGGTGTGGGCCAGCAGCTGGATCTGGGTCAGGCCCATCCGCTGGTGGGCCGCAGCACGCCGGATTTCCTGCTGGTCGATGGTCGCCGCATGGGTGAACTGCTGCGCGCAGGGCAGGCGTTGCTGCTCGTGTTCGATGCTGCTGCCTCGTCGTGCGAGGCGGTTGATGTCGAACGAGCCCGTATCCTGTCCATCGCGCAGCCGGCTGTCGATTCGCTGGGCCTGTCCGCGCTGCTGGTTCGTCCGGATGGCATTGTCGCCTGGGCCAGTGATGGTGCCGATGCGGCAGGACTGGCGCAGGCCGTACGGGAATGGACGAGCCCGATTGGCAGCGATGCGATTGCCTGA
- a CDS encoding TetR/AcrR family transcriptional regulator, which yields MSPPPGRREQRKAETRQAISDVATRLIIERGFEAVSMSEIADAAGVSRKTVFNYFASKEQLVFDRDEEARQLLREGMGSRTSMTPLAAFQALVRELLDNGHPLLRINAGAASFWKTVAQSAVLVAHARQLQALLTDDLAQLMAESAGRPIGDADARLAASMLMASMVAAYEHGLRELSCGGDPRQSMVPLIVRGATGTLVALAGTPYTDPAQRLPSALRIGALDEAPATTARGP from the coding sequence ATGAGCCCGCCACCCGGCCGTCGCGAGCAGCGCAAAGCCGAGACCCGCCAGGCGATTTCCGACGTCGCCACCCGGTTGATCATCGAGCGCGGCTTCGAGGCCGTGTCGATGAGCGAGATCGCCGACGCCGCCGGGGTGTCGCGCAAGACGGTGTTCAACTACTTCGCCAGCAAGGAACAGCTGGTGTTCGACCGTGATGAGGAAGCGCGGCAGCTGCTGCGCGAGGGTATGGGCTCGCGCACGTCCATGACACCGCTGGCCGCCTTCCAGGCGCTGGTGCGGGAACTGCTGGACAACGGCCATCCATTGCTGCGGATCAACGCCGGCGCAGCGTCGTTCTGGAAAACCGTGGCCCAGAGCGCGGTGCTGGTGGCCCATGCGCGGCAGCTGCAGGCGCTGCTGACCGATGACCTGGCACAGTTGATGGCTGAGTCTGCGGGCCGACCTATCGGTGACGCCGACGCGCGCCTGGCCGCGTCGATGCTGATGGCGTCGATGGTGGCCGCCTACGAACACGGGCTGCGCGAGCTGTCCTGTGGCGGCGACCCGCGGCAGTCGATGGTGCCGTTGATCGTGCGCGGCGCGACAGGGACCTTGGTGGCATTGGCCGGTACGCCGTATACCGACCCGGCGCAGCGCCTGCCCAGCGCTCTGCGGATCGGGGCGCTGGACGAGGCCCCGGCAACTACCGCCCGGGGCCCGTGA
- a CDS encoding response regulator transcription factor, with protein MHILLIEDEAELATALKSALQRERYVVDLANTLALAREAALCGLHDLVLLDRTLPDGDGLALISLLRERNPGVPIIVLSALGQLPDRIAGLDEGADDYLAKPFALEELFARIRAAGRRPSGLQVESISIGRLVFDPASGEASVGGQRLELPRREIRVLAVLARRLGRTVLRESIEMAVYGFDDGIHSNTLDSHVSRLRRKLADADAGVEIHAIRGVGYLMRESK; from the coding sequence ATGCACATCCTGTTGATCGAAGACGAAGCCGAACTCGCCACCGCCCTCAAGTCTGCCCTGCAGCGCGAGCGCTATGTGGTGGACCTGGCCAATACCTTGGCACTGGCCCGGGAGGCGGCGCTGTGCGGCCTGCACGATCTGGTGCTGCTGGACCGCACCCTGCCCGATGGCGATGGCCTGGCGTTGATTTCCCTGCTGCGCGAGCGCAACCCCGGGGTGCCGATCATCGTGCTGAGCGCGCTGGGCCAGTTGCCGGACCGGATTGCCGGGCTGGATGAAGGCGCCGATGACTACCTGGCCAAACCCTTCGCGCTGGAGGAACTGTTCGCACGGATCCGTGCTGCGGGCCGTCGCCCAAGCGGATTGCAGGTGGAGTCCATCAGCATCGGCCGATTGGTGTTCGACCCCGCCTCTGGCGAGGCCAGTGTGGGCGGCCAGCGGCTGGAGCTGCCGCGGCGCGAGATCCGGGTGCTGGCCGTCCTCGCACGGCGCCTGGGTCGCACCGTGCTGCGCGAATCCATCGAGATGGCGGTGTATGGCTTCGACGACGGCATCCATTCCAACACGCTGGATTCACACGTCTCGCGCCTGCGCCGAAAACTGGCTGACGCCGATGCCGGCGTGGAGATCCACGCCATTCGCGGGGTTGGCTATCTGATGCGGGAAAGCAAGTGA